The DNA window ATTATTCTGACATCATATCACAGGTGGTTTGAATCGGAAAGATATATGAGAATAACTAGCCAGGGGATGAAATGTAATCGTGTTGCAGAAACAAGCTAAATGGAAGAACGTTTGAGCTCCCCCCTTTTTATTCTACCCAAAAGCACCTAACCGGTATTTTTGTTATTATCATGTACCGCAAATGTAAATGCAGATAACACAAATAAAATAAACATATTAAATCTGTTGAACCTTTCAAAAAGCTTTAAACAATAGGAAATCGAATTTTAAAATACAAGTAAATAAACTAGATTCTTAAGAATTTCTTCATACTTATCCTGCTGGAATGTTAAGAAATGAACGGTACAATAAGAAACATAAGAACGATGAGGAAGGCATCCTAAGTACACCACATTCTGTGGCAACGGATGCATGACCCACATCGTGCGGGCCTAGGAGGTAAGCAATTGACACAGTTTACAGTATTAGTGACGGATGATGACCAGGATATTCGAGATGGTATTGAAATTTATTTGAAAAATGAAGGTTATAACGTTTTGAAAGCAGCGAACGGTCTAGAAGCGCTACAGTTAATAGAAGAAAATGAAGTGCACGTGATAGTGTTGGACATTATGATGCCGAAAATGGACGGAATTTCAGCGACTTTTAAAATAAGAGAACAAAAAAATATTCCAATCATCATGCTGAGTGCGAAAGCAGAGGATTCGGATAAAATACATGGTCTATCTGTAGGAGCAGACGACTATGTGACAAAACCGTTCCATCCAATGGAGCTAGTGGCACGAGTAAAATCACAGCTTAGACGTTATACGAAGCTTGGTACTTACCAAGGTCAGCAGCCGGTTATCGAAATTGATGGGCTTATCCTAAACCAAGAAGCAAAAATGCTTTCTGTTGAAGGTGTATCCGTGAAACTGACACCAATTGAATTTAAAATCACAGAGCTACTGATGATCAATGCCGGACGCGTTTTTTCTATCAATGAAATTTATGAGCGTGTTTGGAATGAACCCGCATATAACGCCGAAAATATTGTGGCAGTTCATATTCGTAAAATACGCGAAAAAATTGAAGCGGATCCAAAAAATCCGAGATATGTAAAGGTGGTGTGGGGCGTTGGCTATAAAATCGACAAGTAAATGGAATTTACTATTGTCTATTTTAGCAATTGTGTGCGGCATCAGTTGTTTAACCTACTGTCTAGCCAATTGGATGCCACTAATAGAGATTAAAGAAAGTTTTGTTCAAATTTTACGAAATATGAATGGGGGCGTTGCGGGATGAAGCATTCGATAGGAAGAAATATCTTACTTAGCGCGTTGGCAGTAATCACACTGTTATCGCTATTTACGCTAATAAAACAAGGACGGAATTTTATCGGTACGAGCTATTTTGATAGTGATGCTTTTGGGTGGCAGCTATCTGAATTTGAATCGTCTATTGTTCCAGTAGTTTTAGCGGTACCAGATAAAGAAGAAGTGAAGAAAAAGATCACGGTAACGCCAGCGGAAATAGAGGAATATCGCTATCGGTACGGGGACCTGCAAAGCCAGTTAGATTCGATAATGAATCAATATCTAAGTGGGACAGGGGAAGTAACGACAGAAGCAGCAATTGCAGAACGAGATAAAAAGTTAGCGGATATTACGAAAAA is part of the Psychrobacillus sp. FSL H8-0483 genome and encodes:
- a CDS encoding response regulator transcription factor, translating into MTQFTVLVTDDDQDIRDGIEIYLKNEGYNVLKAANGLEALQLIEENEVHVIVLDIMMPKMDGISATFKIREQKNIPIIMLSAKAEDSDKIHGLSVGADDYVTKPFHPMELVARVKSQLRRYTKLGTYQGQQPVIEIDGLILNQEAKMLSVEGVSVKLTPIEFKITELLMINAGRVFSINEIYERVWNEPAYNAENIVAVHIRKIREKIEADPKNPRYVKVVWGVGYKIDK